A single region of the Pararhodospirillum photometricum DSM 122 genome encodes:
- a CDS encoding CaiB/BaiF CoA transferase family protein produces MSSAPAPLPLQGIRILDLSRVLAGPWATQALADLGAEVIKIERPGGGDDTRTWGPPFLKDDHGHDTAEAAYFLAANRGKKSVAIDLAHPEGQALIRALAKRSHAVIENFKVGGLARYGLDRDSLHAVNPALVYCSITGFGQTGPAATQAGYDAMIQARSGLMSLTGLPDDQPGGGPMKIGVALVDILTGLYAALGLVAAIREAEQTGVGRAVDLALLDTAVACLANQAMNHLVGGLIPGRLGTAHPNIVPYQAMATQDGHLMLAVGNDGQFERFCAVADLPALAHDPRFARNRDRVAHRDALLALLEPRLKERPTAAWLAALEAVGVPCGPINTLDQVFADPQVLARGLRLEVPHPLSGTVPLVRSPLRLSGTETAAPAEAPPLLGQHTRGVLGDLLGLTAARLDALTAQGVIG; encoded by the coding sequence ATGTCCTCCGCCCCTGCGCCCCTGCCCCTTCAGGGAATTCGAATCCTTGATTTGTCCCGGGTTTTGGCCGGCCCGTGGGCCACGCAAGCGCTGGCCGATCTTGGCGCCGAGGTGATCAAGATCGAGCGACCGGGCGGTGGGGACGACACCCGGACCTGGGGCCCGCCGTTCCTCAAGGACGACCACGGCCACGACACCGCCGAAGCCGCCTATTTCCTGGCGGCCAACCGGGGCAAGAAGTCGGTGGCCATTGACCTCGCCCATCCCGAGGGCCAAGCCCTGATCCGCGCCCTGGCCAAGCGCTCGCACGCGGTCATCGAGAATTTCAAGGTCGGCGGCCTTGCCCGCTATGGCCTGGATCGTGACAGCCTGCACGCCGTCAACCCGGCCCTGGTCTACTGCTCGATCACCGGCTTCGGCCAAACCGGCCCGGCCGCAACGCAAGCCGGGTACGATGCCATGATCCAAGCGCGCAGCGGCCTCATGAGCCTGACCGGCCTGCCCGACGACCAGCCGGGCGGCGGCCCCATGAAAATTGGCGTGGCCCTGGTCGATATCCTGACCGGCCTTTACGCCGCCCTCGGGCTGGTGGCGGCCATCCGCGAGGCCGAGCAAACCGGCGTGGGCCGGGCGGTGGATCTGGCCTTGCTCGATACCGCCGTGGCCTGCCTCGCCAATCAGGCCATGAACCATCTGGTGGGCGGCCTGATCCCGGGACGCCTGGGCACGGCCCACCCCAACATCGTGCCCTATCAGGCCATGGCGACCCAGGACGGCCACCTGATGCTGGCGGTGGGCAACGACGGCCAGTTCGAGCGCTTCTGTGCCGTGGCTGACCTGCCCGCCCTGGCCCACGACCCCCGCTTTGCCCGCAACCGCGACCGGGTGGCCCATCGCGACGCCCTGCTGGCCCTGCTGGAACCGCGCTTGAAGGAGCGCCCCACGGCGGCTTGGTTGGCGGCGCTGGAGGCGGTGGGGGTGCCGTGTGGGCCGATCAACACCTTGGATCAGGTTTTTGCCGATCCCCAGGTGCTCGCGCGCGGCCTGCGCTTGGAGGTCCCTCACCCCTTGTCCGGCACGGTGCCGCTGGTGCGCTCGCCGCTGCGGCTGTCGGGCACCGAAACGGCAGCGCCGGCCGAGGCTCCGCCGCTGTTGGGGCAGCATACCCGTGGGGTGCTGGGCGATCTTCTGGGCCTTACTGCGGCGCGGCTGGATGCCCTCACGGCGCAAGGGGTCATCGGGTAA
- a CDS encoding GNAT family N-acetyltransferase/peptidase C39 family protein has protein sequence MTGVVRALTARDLPALVALEEACFTGDRMSRRSFQRLLKSPNALFVGVVGEVEGEEEGPLAGYALVLVRTGTLLARLYSLAVAPAFRGRGLGRVLLDAAEARARTFGAAAMRLEVRPDNAGAIALYRARGYRDFAIYQKYYEDLSDALRMSKSLLGALRDIDSKVPLYHQTLPFSCGAACLMMAMHALDASQPMDQTQEIRLWREATTIFMTSGHGGCGPHGLALAAHRRGFRAEVYVSETGPLFVESVRDPRKREVLRLVHEEFEGDCHRAGVPVIPRALSVADVTTVVAQGGVPIVLVSQYRLLREKAPHWVVVSAVDDHCIYVNDPDVDLSEETSSSLECLRLPIPRRDFESMARFGRSRLRASVVLYPADPPEP, from the coding sequence ATGACCGGGGTTGTGCGTGCCTTGACCGCTCGAGACCTTCCGGCTTTGGTGGCCCTGGAGGAAGCCTGCTTTACCGGCGATCGGATGTCGCGACGCAGCTTTCAGCGCCTGCTCAAGAGCCCCAACGCCTTGTTTGTCGGGGTAGTGGGGGAGGTCGAGGGCGAGGAGGAAGGCCCGCTGGCCGGCTATGCCCTGGTCCTGGTGCGCACCGGAACCTTGCTGGCGCGTCTGTATTCCCTGGCTGTGGCGCCTGCCTTCCGGGGGCGGGGGCTGGGCCGGGTGCTGCTGGACGCCGCCGAAGCCCGGGCCCGGACCTTTGGCGCGGCGGCCATGCGCTTGGAGGTGCGGCCCGACAACGCCGGGGCCATTGCCCTCTACCGCGCCCGGGGCTACCGGGATTTTGCGATCTACCAGAAGTATTATGAGGATCTTTCGGACGCGCTGCGCATGAGCAAGTCCTTGCTGGGCGCGCTGCGTGATATCGACTCCAAGGTGCCGCTCTATCATCAAACCTTGCCGTTTTCCTGCGGCGCCGCCTGTTTGATGATGGCCATGCACGCCCTTGATGCCTCCCAGCCCATGGACCAGACCCAGGAAATCCGCCTCTGGCGCGAGGCCACCACCATCTTCATGACCAGCGGACACGGGGGGTGCGGTCCCCACGGTTTGGCTCTGGCCGCCCACCGGCGAGGCTTTCGCGCCGAGGTCTATGTCAGCGAAACCGGGCCCTTGTTCGTGGAAAGTGTGCGCGACCCTCGCAAGCGCGAGGTTCTGCGCCTTGTGCATGAGGAGTTCGAGGGGGACTGCCACCGGGCCGGGGTGCCTGTCATCCCCCGGGCGCTCAGTGTTGCCGACGTCACCACCGTGGTGGCGCAAGGCGGCGTGCCTATCGTCCTGGTCAGTCAATACCGGCTGCTGCGGGAAAAAGCGCCGCACTGGGTTGTCGTTTCCGCCGTTGACGACCACTGTATTTACGTCAACGATCCCGACGTTGATTTATCGGAAGAGACCTCCTCCTCGCTGGAATGCCTGCGGCTTCCCATCCCCCGTCGCGATTTTGAATCGATGGCGCGCTTTGGCCGGTCGCGATTGCGCGCGAGCGTGGTGCTCTACCCGGCCGACCCTCCCGAGCCGTGA
- a CDS encoding RimK family protein — protein sequence MLLILSERKPETFPPSVAGLVVTPRAYIADPDRGKAGHPAVRVLNLSGDCAYLGLGYYASLLAEARGHTVLPSVETLVSLNRRVIRKFLLRDLNTALRARLGALGVGVERAPFSLFVAFGATPDPRFVRFARQVWEAFPVPLVEVLVTPCPRLDWRIKDIRPLSARDLPQGREAFFQEQLARVLGKGDWKAPRVRTQPRWSLAVLCDPADPTPASDKEALAKLARAGVRQGVGVTLLTRHDLPRLGEFDALFIRETTNVNHHTFAFARKAEAEGMPVIDDPTSILRCSNKVYLAERLAANGVPTPRTLVVDRRHLVQVEDHFKYPIVLKIPDGSFSRGVVKVEDREALVSLGRRLLASSDLILAQEFMPTAFDWRVGILNGQPLYVSQYMMSRHHWQIVKHNADGSEEYGGFRTFDVADAPAEIVALALRAANLMGNGLYGVDLKETERGCFVIEVNDNPSIDGGVEDHFLKGKLYDTLIGEFVRRLEENHHKKRH from the coding sequence ATGCTCCTCATTCTTTCCGAACGCAAGCCCGAGACCTTTCCGCCCAGTGTGGCCGGGCTTGTGGTGACCCCACGGGCCTACATCGCCGACCCCGACCGGGGCAAAGCCGGGCATCCGGCGGTGCGGGTGCTGAACCTGTCGGGCGACTGCGCCTACCTTGGCCTGGGCTACTATGCCTCCTTGCTGGCCGAGGCCCGGGGGCACACCGTGCTGCCTTCGGTGGAAACCCTGGTGAGCCTAAATCGCCGGGTGATCCGCAAGTTCTTGTTGCGCGATCTCAATACCGCCCTGCGTGCCCGCCTGGGGGCGCTGGGGGTAGGGGTGGAGCGCGCCCCATTCAGCCTGTTCGTGGCCTTCGGCGCCACCCCGGACCCGCGCTTTGTGCGGTTCGCCCGGCAGGTCTGGGAGGCCTTCCCCGTGCCCCTGGTCGAGGTCCTGGTGACGCCGTGTCCGCGCCTGGACTGGCGGATCAAGGATATCCGGCCCCTCTCGGCCCGTGACCTTCCTCAAGGGCGTGAGGCGTTTTTTCAAGAGCAGTTGGCCCGGGTCCTGGGTAAGGGCGATTGGAAGGCGCCGCGCGTGCGCACCCAGCCCCGCTGGTCCCTGGCCGTCCTGTGCGACCCCGCCGACCCCACCCCGGCCTCGGACAAAGAGGCGCTGGCCAAGCTGGCGCGGGCCGGGGTGCGCCAGGGCGTGGGCGTCACCCTGCTCACCCGGCATGACCTGCCCCGGCTGGGCGAGTTCGATGCCCTGTTTATCCGCGAGACCACCAACGTCAACCACCACACCTTCGCCTTCGCCCGCAAGGCCGAGGCCGAGGGGATGCCGGTCATCGACGACCCGACCTCCATCTTGCGCTGTTCGAACAAGGTCTATCTCGCCGAGCGCTTGGCGGCGAATGGCGTGCCCACGCCGCGCACCCTGGTGGTGGATCGCCGTCACCTGGTGCAGGTCGAGGACCACTTTAAGTATCCCATTGTGCTGAAAATTCCCGACGGCAGCTTTTCGCGCGGCGTGGTCAAGGTTGAGGACCGCGAGGCCCTGGTCAGCCTGGGGCGCCGGCTTCTGGCGTCGTCCGACCTCATTTTGGCCCAGGAGTTCATGCCCACCGCGTTTGACTGGCGGGTGGGCATTCTCAACGGTCAGCCGCTCTATGTCAGCCAGTACATGATGAGCCGCCACCACTGGCAGATCGTCAAACACAACGCCGATGGCTCCGAGGAATACGGCGGTTTTCGCACCTTTGATGTCGCCGATGCCCCGGCCGAGATCGTTGCCCTAGCGCTGCGGGCCGCCAACCTGATGGGCAACGGCCTTTATGGCGTGGATCTCAAGGAAACCGAGCGGGGCTGCTTTGTCATTGAGGTGAACGACAATCCAAGCATTGATGGTGGTGTTGAAGATCACTTTCTCAAAGGAAAGCTGTACGACACCCTGATCGGCGAGTTTGTCCGCCGCCTGGAAGAAAACCATCACAAAAAACGCCATTAA
- a CDS encoding S8 family peptidase → MGNSEESSERPVKYYTRPRVAKIDKNAARRHYKSLKRKYLKKGIDLVLRGRRDPSPQSFDPATISIVIPPWHSPSGGGQGVAVQRSVGLSGGASLLSVKEQRRRTKQFLRESLGSLGWNGELRNSATMSPFPPVAAAGGAGVAALPKASGTIRWLKALDVFFLDNGSEAEKAALIKKGAVVLPNQVVRLNKPAARSLLPGVGPSDLWHLRQVNIGNAANRPTGKGEVVGVLDTGVEAKHSELEGRVVGFQKFSARGEKVAAEARDHDGHGTHVCALIAGRKCGIAPGAQLAVASVLTEKSSGGAFGYFAQILAGYDWLVELRKKGSYNLGVINISAGTQEYSNYLLASIQQARIADGILTVVAVGNEASLSATSSPGNYPGVVSVGATDQSDNVATFSNSGNPAAHPAERKPDLAAPGVEVVSAWLGGKFRRMSGTSMASPIVAGAAALLREQEGGDPDAVDVRLRTLVAPGTASPRSGAGRLDLSSL, encoded by the coding sequence GTGGGAAATTCAGAGGAGAGCTCTGAGCGTCCTGTAAAATATTATACGCGGCCAAGAGTTGCAAAAATCGATAAAAATGCGGCGCGCCGGCATTATAAATCCCTAAAGAGAAAATATCTTAAAAAGGGGATTGATCTTGTTTTGCGAGGGCGTCGCGATCCGTCGCCGCAGTCTTTTGATCCGGCCACAATTTCAATTGTTATTCCTCCCTGGCATAGCCCCTCCGGGGGTGGCCAAGGTGTGGCTGTTCAACGTTCTGTCGGACTCTCTGGAGGTGCCTCTCTTTTAAGCGTAAAAGAGCAACGGCGGCGCACGAAGCAGTTTTTGCGCGAGAGTCTAGGGAGTTTGGGGTGGAATGGGGAGTTGCGTAACAGTGCGACGATGTCTCCTTTCCCGCCTGTCGCTGCGGCAGGGGGAGCAGGGGTCGCTGCTTTGCCAAAAGCGAGCGGAACGATCCGGTGGCTCAAGGCGCTGGATGTTTTTTTCCTCGACAACGGGAGCGAGGCTGAGAAGGCGGCCTTGATCAAGAAGGGGGCCGTTGTTCTGCCCAATCAGGTCGTGCGGCTCAATAAGCCAGCGGCCCGGAGCCTTCTTCCCGGTGTGGGGCCGAGCGACCTGTGGCATTTACGTCAGGTCAATATCGGGAACGCTGCGAACCGGCCAACCGGAAAGGGAGAGGTCGTTGGTGTCTTGGATACTGGGGTCGAGGCGAAGCATTCAGAGTTGGAGGGGCGTGTTGTTGGCTTCCAAAAGTTTTCTGCCCGTGGAGAGAAAGTCGCTGCCGAGGCCAGGGACCACGATGGGCACGGAACCCACGTTTGCGCCCTGATTGCGGGAAGGAAGTGTGGTATTGCTCCAGGGGCTCAATTGGCGGTGGCCTCAGTTTTAACCGAAAAATCTTCAGGAGGAGCATTCGGGTATTTTGCTCAAATTCTTGCTGGGTATGACTGGCTGGTCGAATTGAGAAAAAAGGGAAGTTATAATCTGGGTGTTATCAATATATCAGCAGGAACGCAAGAGTATAGCAATTATCTTCTTGCGTCTATCCAGCAGGCTAGGATCGCTGATGGGATCTTGACGGTCGTAGCGGTTGGAAATGAAGCCTCGCTTAGCGCGACCAGTAGTCCTGGAAATTATCCTGGGGTCGTTTCTGTTGGGGCGACAGATCAGAGCGATAACGTGGCCACGTTTAGCAACTCAGGAAATCCCGCTGCTCATCCAGCGGAAAGGAAGCCTGACCTTGCTGCTCCCGGAGTGGAGGTAGTCAGTGCTTGGCTTGGAGGGAAGTTCCGAAGGATGTCGGGAACGTCCATGGCAAGTCCTATCGTGGCCGGGGCGGCCGCCCTGCTTCGCGAGCAGGAAGGCGGCGATCCCGATGCCGTGGACGTTAGGTTGCGCACCCTTGTCGCTCCTGGCACCGCTTCCCCAAGAAGCGGGGCAGGAAGACTTGATTTGAGTAGCCTATGA
- a CDS encoding BMP family lipoprotein, translated as MFGVLLTLASVTSAEGKAGAGQLDPALLFEAEDITSGGFERLALDGARSFAALYGVPVEIYTPGKVATRSQGADERERLSVLVSNALGAGHTVIVGVGYSFSALFDAVAPDHPGVRFVVLDDAVSQPNVQSLMFREEEGSYLVGALAAQVTRSGVLGFVGGKDIPLIRKFGCAFAQGAHDQRSDVKVVWRMTGTTNLAWGNPERGGQLAQALVAEGADVVYHAAGQTGDGVIRAATAAGAFAIGVDVNQNGQVPGRVLTSMLKRTDVAVFLALKDLAEGRWQPGVRRLGLKEGAIDWALDGNNILLITEERQAILDDLRFAIIAGRVKVIDYDAEGRSCPFLDFGPEAPDDL; from the coding sequence GTGTTCGGCGTCTTGCTAACCTTGGCAAGCGTGACCTCGGCGGAGGGCAAGGCAGGAGCAGGGCAACTGGACCCCGCCCTTTTATTCGAAGCCGAGGACATCACCAGCGGCGGTTTCGAGCGCTTGGCCCTGGACGGGGCTCGGTCGTTTGCCGCGCTCTATGGCGTTCCTGTGGAAATCTATACGCCGGGGAAGGTCGCGACCCGCAGCCAGGGCGCCGACGAGCGCGAACGTCTTTCGGTCCTGGTGAGCAACGCCTTGGGCGCGGGGCATACGGTGATAGTCGGAGTGGGCTATTCGTTTAGCGCCCTGTTTGATGCGGTGGCCCCGGATCATCCCGGGGTGCGTTTTGTGGTGCTGGACGATGCGGTCAGCCAGCCCAACGTCCAGTCCCTGATGTTTCGCGAGGAGGAGGGGTCCTATCTCGTCGGGGCGCTGGCGGCTCAGGTGACGCGGTCGGGGGTTCTCGGGTTTGTCGGCGGCAAGGATATTCCCTTGATCCGCAAGTTTGGCTGTGCGTTCGCCCAAGGGGCCCATGACCAACGGTCCGACGTTAAGGTGGTCTGGCGGATGACCGGGACCACTAATCTCGCCTGGGGCAACCCCGAGCGCGGCGGACAACTGGCCCAGGCCTTGGTCGCCGAGGGCGCCGATGTCGTCTATCACGCCGCCGGGCAAACCGGGGACGGGGTGATCCGGGCCGCAACGGCCGCCGGCGCCTTTGCCATTGGGGTGGATGTCAATCAGAACGGGCAGGTTCCCGGGCGTGTGCTGACCTCCATGCTGAAGCGTACCGACGTGGCGGTGTTTCTGGCGCTTAAGGATCTGGCTGAGGGGCGCTGGCAGCCCGGGGTGCGGCGGCTGGGCTTGAAGGAAGGGGCCATCGACTGGGCCCTGGATGGCAATAATATCCTGCTCATTACGGAAGAGCGGCAGGCTATCCTCGACGACCTGCGCTTTGCGATCATTGCCGGACGCGTCAAAGTCATTGATTACGATGCCGAGGGTCGGTCTTGCCCCTTCCTCGACTTTGGTCCCGAGGCCCCCGATGACCTTTAA
- the cobJ gene encoding precorrin-3B C(17)-methyltransferase: protein MGTMSDASAVRGHLWVVGLGPGDLAWRTPEASAALAAADHIVGYETYVQMAGPFRPDQTLHGSDNRVELDRARHAFTLAAQGARVAVVSSGDPGVFAMASAVLEALDGASDPAWHAVELTIVPGLTAAQAAAARVGAPLGHDFCLLSLSDNLKPWEVIENRLVHATAGDFVMAFYNPISKARPWQLGRAFEIVRAHRTGEAVVVLGRDIGRPDERIRLTTLADVRPEDVDMRTVVLIGSSTTRLIPRPEGGEAWVYTPRFYGK, encoded by the coding sequence ATGGGCACCATGAGCGACGCTTCCGCCGTGCGCGGCCACCTTTGGGTGGTCGGCCTGGGCCCCGGGGATCTCGCCTGGCGCACGCCCGAGGCCAGCGCCGCCCTGGCCGCCGCCGACCACATCGTGGGCTATGAGACCTACGTGCAGATGGCTGGGCCGTTTCGCCCCGACCAAACCCTGCACGGCTCGGATAACCGGGTCGAACTCGACCGGGCCCGCCACGCCTTCACCCTCGCCGCCCAAGGGGCGCGGGTGGCGGTAGTGTCCTCGGGCGATCCGGGAGTGTTCGCCATGGCCTCAGCGGTCCTGGAAGCCCTGGACGGCGCCAGCGATCCGGCATGGCACGCGGTGGAACTGACCATCGTTCCCGGCCTGACCGCCGCCCAGGCCGCCGCCGCCCGGGTCGGCGCCCCCCTCGGCCACGATTTTTGCCTGCTCTCGCTCTCGGATAACCTCAAGCCCTGGGAGGTGATCGAAAACCGGCTGGTTCACGCTACCGCCGGCGATTTCGTCATGGCCTTCTACAACCCGATCTCCAAGGCCCGCCCCTGGCAGTTGGGCCGCGCCTTCGAGATCGTGCGCGCCCATCGCACCGGCGAGGCCGTGGTGGTCCTAGGCCGCGACATCGGCCGCCCCGACGAGCGGATCCGCCTCACGACCTTGGCGGACGTGCGACCCGAAGACGTGGACATGCGCACCGTCGTCCTGATCGGTTCGTCCACCACCCGACTCATTCCCCGGCCCGAGGGGGGAGAGGCGTGGGTGTATACGCCGAGATTTTACGGGAAGTAG
- a CDS encoding precorrin-2 C(20)-methyltransferase has product MSQIPGRLLGLGVGPGDPELMTLKTVRLLREASVVAYPAARGRKGRALTIVEEYLRPEQTLLPMIYPVTTETLAPPLDYETLMVDFYDESAAQVAAHLDAGRDVAVLCEGDPFFYGSFMYLHDRLAERYATTVVPGVNSVVACAAQLGVPLVYRNQTLTVLSGVLPEEDLKARLASADAAAIMKLGTQFPKVRRVIADLGLTDRALYAERATMADQRLMPLSEVRTDEVPYFAQILIPGLRWAP; this is encoded by the coding sequence ATGAGCCAGATTCCCGGCCGGTTGTTGGGTCTGGGCGTCGGCCCGGGCGATCCCGAGTTGATGACCCTAAAGACGGTCCGCCTGCTGCGCGAGGCCTCGGTGGTGGCCTACCCGGCAGCCCGCGGGCGCAAGGGACGGGCCTTGACCATCGTGGAAGAGTATCTGCGGCCCGAGCAGACCCTGCTGCCCATGATCTATCCGGTGACCACCGAAACCCTAGCGCCGCCCCTCGACTACGAAACCTTGATGGTGGACTTTTACGATGAGAGCGCCGCCCAGGTGGCCGCCCACCTTGATGCCGGGCGCGACGTCGCCGTGCTGTGCGAGGGCGACCCGTTCTTCTACGGCTCGTTCATGTATCTGCACGACCGTTTGGCCGAACGCTACGCCACCACGGTCGTCCCTGGGGTCAACTCGGTGGTGGCCTGCGCCGCCCAACTGGGGGTGCCCCTGGTCTATCGCAACCAGACGCTCACCGTGTTGTCCGGCGTCCTGCCCGAGGAAGACCTGAAGGCCCGCCTCGCTAGCGCCGACGCCGCCGCTATCATGAAGCTGGGCACCCAGTTTCCCAAGGTCCGCCGGGTCATTGCCGACCTCGGTCTGACCGACCGGGCCCTCTACGCCGAACGCGCCACCATGGCCGATCAGCGCCTGATGCCGCTGTCCGAGGTGCGCACCGACGAGGTGCCCTACTTCGCGCAAATCCTTATCCCTGGCCTGCGATGGGCACCATGA
- a CDS encoding bacteriohemerythrin, which produces MTFNPTTGPETFLLSSDKPVRRRIALVLRTGLTGLTFLTLVATGGALAAFWGLTRDLTPIVTEALPALASANEMMRLVKTIDADARRLPNLEGDFAIETVRGQIETLTVALRATLDTLGEPRLPSPERVALEGIITQMEGTLHRLTALILERSQADAKLARRTQALVELRAQISAAAQGKGDGSAAQQAWTLMEASGLMLAALSSPDPRQIVDLSRAYGRQMDALAALTDAPLGHDEELLRDRTLGRLDALSDVFGLRLERQRLDVRIQGALRRLVVMDRLVQAVDEIAQALTRSSLDRATVLEQRLARLTQVMVWISVLALLSAAALLFFVNRRVVARMVSLQRGMHSHVVGDPLPLSTKGDDEVAAMAASFLHFVREVRAREARLEAQRQDLDQTMNELSDAYGVISSSIQYASSIQRAILPDETTLHRCFPEVFVIWEPRDVVAGDIYWCRPWGDGVLLLLGDCTGHGVPGAFMTLIANGAFHGAILEAPPGDPAALLARMHQLIQGVLIRDRAAAEGAPRLSAVDDGMEAGACFLNPDAGVMIFAGARFSLFVQDGETVEEIAGNRHGLGYRKVPHDATFTNVRLPISTSAWYILSTDGLIDQVGGERRRAFGKRRLREVLAGLDSLPPEARKAVILEALRAHQGDEMRRDDVSLIGFKGYGEALVADESWALTLDDALLTGVREIDEDHLKLFELVNRVGVVLARNDTERLARLISDLASYTHWHFRHEERLMQVHDYPGSAQHKREHDLLIQQTTALQARLASGDEHATDGLMDFLADWLRLHIQVMDKALGEYLLAFEAEKNDPAPSARETGRTGETQ; this is translated from the coding sequence ATGACCTTTAATCCCACCACCGGCCCCGAGACCTTTTTGCTATCCTCCGACAAACCGGTGCGTCGGCGCATTGCCTTGGTGCTGCGCACGGGGCTCACCGGCCTGACCTTTCTTACCTTGGTGGCGACCGGGGGGGCCTTGGCGGCGTTTTGGGGCTTGACCCGGGACCTGACGCCAATCGTGACCGAGGCGCTGCCGGCGCTGGCCTCGGCCAACGAAATGATGCGGCTGGTCAAGACCATCGACGCCGATGCCCGCCGCCTGCCCAACCTGGAGGGGGATTTTGCCATCGAGACCGTGCGCGGCCAGATCGAAACGCTGACCGTCGCCTTGCGCGCCACCCTCGACACCCTGGGGGAGCCCCGGCTGCCGAGCCCGGAGCGGGTGGCCTTGGAGGGCATCATCACCCAGATGGAGGGCACGCTCCATCGGCTGACCGCCTTGATCTTGGAGCGCAGTCAGGCCGATGCCAAGCTGGCCCGCCGAACTCAGGCCCTGGTCGAGCTCCGCGCCCAGATCTCGGCGGCCGCCCAGGGCAAAGGCGATGGTTCCGCCGCCCAGCAGGCCTGGACCTTGATGGAGGCCAGCGGTCTGATGCTGGCCGCGCTGTCCTCGCCCGATCCGCGCCAGATTGTTGACCTCTCGCGCGCCTACGGCCGGCAGATGGATGCCCTGGCGGCTCTGACCGACGCCCCCTTGGGGCACGACGAGGAGCTTTTGCGCGACCGGACCCTGGGGCGCCTTGATGCTCTTTCCGATGTGTTCGGATTGCGCTTGGAGCGCCAACGGCTTGATGTCCGCATTCAAGGTGCCCTGCGCCGTTTGGTTGTCATGGACCGTCTGGTCCAGGCCGTAGACGAGATTGCCCAGGCCCTGACCCGGTCCTCCCTTGATCGTGCGACGGTTCTGGAACAGCGCCTCGCCCGGTTGACCCAGGTGATGGTCTGGATCTCGGTGTTGGCCTTGCTGTCGGCGGCGGCCTTGCTGTTTTTTGTCAACCGTCGAGTGGTGGCGCGCATGGTCAGCCTTCAGCGGGGCATGCACTCCCACGTGGTGGGCGATCCCCTGCCGCTCTCGACCAAGGGCGACGACGAAGTGGCAGCCATGGCGGCGAGTTTCCTGCATTTTGTGCGCGAAGTGCGCGCCCGGGAAGCCCGGCTGGAGGCCCAGCGCCAGGATCTTGATCAAACCATGAACGAACTGAGTGATGCCTATGGCGTGATCTCCAGTTCGATCCAGTACGCCAGTTCGATACAGCGGGCCATTTTGCCCGACGAAACCACCTTGCACCGGTGTTTTCCCGAGGTTTTCGTGATTTGGGAGCCTCGCGACGTGGTGGCCGGCGATATTTATTGGTGCCGACCTTGGGGAGACGGCGTGTTGTTGCTGTTGGGGGACTGCACGGGCCATGGCGTGCCCGGGGCTTTCATGACCCTGATTGCCAACGGTGCCTTCCACGGGGCCATCTTGGAGGCGCCGCCCGGCGATCCGGCCGCCTTGCTGGCCCGCATGCACCAGCTCATTCAAGGCGTGTTGATCCGAGACCGCGCCGCCGCCGAGGGCGCCCCGCGTTTGTCGGCGGTGGACGACGGCATGGAGGCTGGGGCCTGTTTCCTCAATCCCGATGCCGGCGTCATGATTTTTGCCGGAGCGCGCTTTTCCCTATTTGTCCAAGACGGCGAGACGGTCGAGGAGATCGCCGGCAACCGCCATGGCCTGGGGTATCGCAAGGTTCCCCATGACGCCACTTTTACGAATGTGCGCCTGCCGATTTCCACATCGGCTTGGTATATTCTCTCAACCGATGGCCTGATCGATCAGGTGGGCGGCGAGCGCCGCCGCGCTTTTGGCAAGCGTCGCCTGCGGGAGGTTCTGGCCGGTCTCGACAGTCTGCCTCCCGAAGCTCGCAAGGCCGTGATCTTGGAGGCCCTGCGCGCGCACCAGGGCGACGAGATGCGCCGCGACGACGTGTCTCTCATTGGCTTCAAGGGCTACGGCGAAGCCCTGGTGGCCGACGAGTCCTGGGCTCTCACTCTCGACGATGCGCTGCTCACCGGCGTTCGCGAGATCGACGAGGATCACCTCAAGCTCTTTGAACTGGTCAACCGGGTGGGCGTCGTGTTGGCGCGCAACGATACCGAGCGCCTCGCGCGGCTGATCAGCGATCTGGCCTCCTATACCCACTGGCACTTCCGGCATGAAGAGCGGCTCATGCAGGTGCACGACTACCCGGGCAGCGCCCAGCACAAGCGCGAACACGATCTCTTGATCCAGCAAACGACGGCCCTTCAAGCGCGATTGGCCAGCGGTGATGAGCACGCCACCGATGGTCTCATGGATTTCCTGGCAGACTGGCTGCGGCTGCATATCCAGGTCATGGACAAGGCCCTGGGAGAGTATCTCCTGGCCTTTGAGGCTGAAAAAAATGATCCGGCCCCTTCCGCCCGGGAGACCGGAAGAACAGGGGAAACGCAATGA